One genomic window of Gallus gallus isolate bGalGal1 chromosome 34, bGalGal1.mat.broiler.GRCg7b, whole genome shotgun sequence includes the following:
- the TARBP2 gene encoding RISC-loading complex subunit TARBP2 isoform X2: MSEEGAGGGARRSGGFPSPVRSLEQMLASSPGKTPISLLQEYGTRIGRTPGYDLLKAEGQAHQPNFTFRVTVGDVSCTGQGPSKKAAKHKAAEVALKLLKGGDMLEPGAPEEPRGTPLEVKAPVPPPQSECNPVGALQELVVQKGWRLPEYTVTQESGPAHRKEFTMTCRVERFVEIGSGTSKKLAKRNAAAKMLVRIHNVPMEPREGSEAEVEEDQFCMAGPRLEGLRGRTPGCTWDSLRNSAGEKIVQLRSHPLAAMGAGACALLQELSEEQSFAISYLDIDALSLSGLHQCLVELSTQPATVCHGAAPSRDGARSHAARNALQYLRIMAGGK, from the exons ATGAGCGAGgagggggcgggcggcggggccaGGCGGAGCGGCGGCTTCCCCAG CCCTGTCCGCAGCCTGGAGCAGATGCTGGCCTCCAGCCCCGGGAAGACCCCCATCAGCCTCCTGCAGGAGTATGGCACACGCATAGGGCGCACCCCGGGCTACGACCTGCTGAAGGCAGAGGGCCAGGCACACCAGCCCAACTTCACCTTCCGTGTCACCGTCGGCGACGTCAGCTGCACCG GGCAGGGACCCAGCAAGAAGGCGGCGAAGCACAAAGCAGCGGAGGTGGCCCTGAAGCTGCTGAAGGGGGGGGACATGCTGGAGCCCGGCGCCCCCGAGGAGCCCAG gGGTACCCCCCTGGAGGTGAAGGCGCCCGTGCCCCCCCCACAGTCGGAGTGTAACCCCGTGGGGGCTCTGCAG gagctGGTGGTGCAGAAGGGTTGGCGCCTGCCCGAATACACGGTGACCCAGGAGTCGGGGCCGGCGCACCGCAAGGAGTTCACCATGACGTGCCGCGTGGAGCGCTTCGTGGAGATCG gCAGCGGCACCTCAAAGAAGCTGGCGAAGCGCAACGCGGCCGCCAAGATGTTGGTGCGCATCCACAACGTCCCCATGGAGCCGCGTGAGGGCAGCGAGGCTGAGGTGGAGGAGGATCAGTTCTGCATG gcGGGTCCTCggctggaggggctgcggggccgcaCTCCGGGCTGCACGTGGGATTCCCTGCGCAACTCCGCGGGCGAGAAGATCGTGCAGCTGCGGAGCCACCCGTTGGCAGCCATGGGCGCGGGCGCCTGCgcgctgctgcaggagctgtccGAGGAGCAGAGCTTCGCCATCAGTTACCTCGACATCG ATGCGCTGAGTCTCAGCGGGCTGCACCAATGCCTGGTAGAGCTGTCCACGCAGCCGGCCACCGTCTGCCACGGCGCTGCCCCCTCCCGCGACGGCGCCCGCTCCCACGCTGCCCGCAACGCCCTCCAATACCTCCGCATCATGGCGGGGGGCAAATGa
- the TARBP2 gene encoding RISC-loading complex subunit TARBP2 isoform X1, which yields MSEEGAGGGARRSGGFPSPVRSLEQMLASSPGKTPISLLQEYGTRIGRTPGYDLLKAEGQAHQPNFTFRVTVGDVSCTGQGPSKKAAKHKAAEVALKLLKGGDMLEPGAPEEPSSPFPPEPLAEPGPTAAPPAPAVPPPSPRGTPLEVKAPVPPPQSECNPVGALQELVVQKGWRLPEYTVTQESGPAHRKEFTMTCRVERFVEIGSGTSKKLAKRNAAAKMLVRIHNVPMEPREGSEAEVEEDQFCMAGPRLEGLRGRTPGCTWDSLRNSAGEKIVQLRSHPLAAMGAGACALLQELSEEQSFAISYLDIDALSLSGLHQCLVELSTQPATVCHGAAPSRDGARSHAARNALQYLRIMAGGK from the exons ATGAGCGAGgagggggcgggcggcggggccaGGCGGAGCGGCGGCTTCCCCAG CCCTGTCCGCAGCCTGGAGCAGATGCTGGCCTCCAGCCCCGGGAAGACCCCCATCAGCCTCCTGCAGGAGTATGGCACACGCATAGGGCGCACCCCGGGCTACGACCTGCTGAAGGCAGAGGGCCAGGCACACCAGCCCAACTTCACCTTCCGTGTCACCGTCGGCGACGTCAGCTGCACCG GGCAGGGACCCAGCAAGAAGGCGGCGAAGCACAAAGCAGCGGAGGTGGCCCTGAAGCTGCTGAAGGGGGGGGACATGCTGGAGCCCGGCGCCCCCGAGGAGCCCAG CTCTCCTTTCCCCCCAGAGCCCCTGGCAGAGCCcggccccacagctgcccccccggcccccgcTGTGCCCCCACCTTCCCCCAG gGGTACCCCCCTGGAGGTGAAGGCGCCCGTGCCCCCCCCACAGTCGGAGTGTAACCCCGTGGGGGCTCTGCAG gagctGGTGGTGCAGAAGGGTTGGCGCCTGCCCGAATACACGGTGACCCAGGAGTCGGGGCCGGCGCACCGCAAGGAGTTCACCATGACGTGCCGCGTGGAGCGCTTCGTGGAGATCG gCAGCGGCACCTCAAAGAAGCTGGCGAAGCGCAACGCGGCCGCCAAGATGTTGGTGCGCATCCACAACGTCCCCATGGAGCCGCGTGAGGGCAGCGAGGCTGAGGTGGAGGAGGATCAGTTCTGCATG gcGGGTCCTCggctggaggggctgcggggccgcaCTCCGGGCTGCACGTGGGATTCCCTGCGCAACTCCGCGGGCGAGAAGATCGTGCAGCTGCGGAGCCACCCGTTGGCAGCCATGGGCGCGGGCGCCTGCgcgctgctgcaggagctgtccGAGGAGCAGAGCTTCGCCATCAGTTACCTCGACATCG ATGCGCTGAGTCTCAGCGGGCTGCACCAATGCCTGGTAGAGCTGTCCACGCAGCCGGCCACCGTCTGCCACGGCGCTGCCCCCTCCCGCGACGGCGCCCGCTCCCACGCTGCCCGCAACGCCCTCCAATACCTCCGCATCATGGCGGGGGGCAAATGa